The genomic segment aattatctgtgtggtcgccagtcatttgtgaagtttagggataagaagtcgaagcaccgcagagtgaaacagggagtttcccaaggtggggtaatatctccggcactgtttaacctcaacctatcttccattccatcccctccagacggcatagagatcgtatcatatgcggacgattgtacgatcatggcatcaggccccccacccattgttgacatctgcgataggttgaacgtctagctcaacaaacttgcctcatatttcgctgcaagaaatctgaagatatctcccactaaatcttcagccacattgatCACTAAAAATACGCgtaaggtgaatactgagcagactgtgatggtcgatggagaaataattccgaccatcaagtgtccgaaaatacttggcgtctcatttgacagctcttacacactctccccacatgccacagcaatttgcgataaagtcaaaagtagaaacaaagtcctcaagtcacttgctggcagcacttggccGTTCTTTAGTAAGTTATGTagtgccagtgtggtctcgtcaactttgtgagacgcagtggaataatattcagatctgtcagaatgccgccctccgaactgcgacgggctgtctcttcagttctcatgtggaccacctccatcaggagacaaagatcctaccagtgcgaagacataactacatggtcgcagagaccatccaaatcacatcttgtggatagatatccaccgtccagaagccttaagatagatctacatgatctagagcgtgaggttcagcgcaacaagagagaacctctagatcaagcggcatatcgagcaggtctagacaacattcatgcagacacggtagcagatgcgataaatggctaccgggtgaatgtagtccttggaaaacgaccgcctgccattgcacctgaaggaatcgacctcccccggcaaaccagagtagttctggctcaattacgttccggcagttGCAGcctcctcaactcctacagagcaaggattgatgccgacgtgcaagaagTATGTCCCGATTGCAACCAGGGATCGCACggtacacgtcacctgtttaactgcccagccagaaccactcgactcagacccagatccttgtggacgcaccccattttagtcgcagagttcctgggtcttgacactcaacagaatcaagcagacgaaagatggaacacaacacactggtacaacaacaacaaccattttctaaatatttcgACATTCAACTACGCCATCATCAGCCGGAATAAGGAGgattatttggatattgctgtcacataaaccgacaTTTCGATTGATTTTCAAGGCTTGTTAATTTTCTCAACTTAGTCCATGTGTTAAAGTGTTTCGAAGCTCTACAGGCCGATTTTAATTCGTTTTGACTTGTTGAAGTTTTTCTGAAAACCTACTCTTTTACATTCCGCATCTAGTTAACTATTAGTTCTTGTACATTTTCTCTTCGACATTCGACAGGCTCTTCAACGCAAAACGGTGAATATTGAAAAGGATCAAGTACGCCAGGCGCGTGCAAATCAATATAGTATTTCCAAACCACCTGGGAGCACGAATAATTCATCCAATGGCGGTAATAACTCATTCTTGGAAGACAATCTATTTGGGCGCAAatcgcaacaacaacagcagacaCAAATGCAAGAAGACATTGATTTGCAAGCATTGGAGGAGCAAGAAAGGGCCATAAGAGAATTAGAGGTAAGCTAAGAAAGAAAAATTCTCTGTAAACCTCTAGAAACCCTTCTTTTTTGTTCTAAACAGGAAAATATAGTTGGAGTTAACGAAATCTATAAGAAACTTGGTTCTATGGTCTACGAACAAGGGTTGGTGGTGGACTCAATAGAATCATCGGTGGAACAAACCAGTGTCTATGTATCTCAGGGAACTGAAAATCTGCGTATGGCAGGATCCTATAAGGTAAGTCTTGTTAaaggcgtttttatacccaccaccgaaggatggagatatatacattttgtcattccatttgcaacacatcgaaatatccatttccggtcctataaagtatatatattcttgatcagcgtaaaaatctaagacgatttagcaatgtccgtccgactgtctgtctgaaccacgctacagtctttaaaaatagaaataaaactttgcacagattatttttttggttaagttcgaagatgggttatatcggactttatcttcatatagcccccatatagaccgatccgccaattaaggttcttagggccataaaagccacatatgttattcgattttgctgaaatttgggacagtgagttgtgttaggccttttgaaattcttcaaattgccccagatcggtccagatttggatataactttcatataaaccgattcgccgatttagggtcttaggcccataaaagccacatttttaaccgattttgatgaaatttggaatagtgagttgtgttaggcccttcgacattcttcttcaatttggcccagatctttccagatttggatatagctgccatatagaccgatctctcgatttaaggtcatgcgcccataaaaggcgcatttatcgtccgatgtcgccgaaatttgagacagtgagttgtgttagactcttcgacattcttcttcaatttggcccactcggtccagatttggatatagttgccatatagaccgatctctatttaaggttttgggcgcatttattttccgatgtcgccaaaatgtgggacagtgagttgtgttaagcccttcaacatccttctttaatttggtctagatcggtctagatttggatataactgtcatataaaccgatccgccgatttagggtcttaggcccataaaagccacattttttatccgactttgctgaaatgtgggacattgagttgtgttaagacctacgaaatccttctttaatttggcccagatcggtccagattttataatagctgccaaatagaccgatatctgaatttaaggttttgggcccataaaagcgcatttattgttcgatgtcgccgaaatttgggacagtgagttgtgttagactctttgacattcttcttcaatttgctccagaccggtccagatttggatatagctgccatatagaccgatctctcgatttaaggttttgggctcataaatgcCGAACTTATTATTCAATgtggacgaaatttgggacagtgagttgtgtagggaccttcgacatgcttcttcaatttggcccagatcggtccagatttgaatataactgtcatagaatgatctccagatttaaggttttgggcccataaaaggcgcatttattgtccgatgttgctgaaatttgggacagtgagttgtgttaggaccttcaacatccgtcttcaatttggcccagatcggttcagatttggatatagctgacatattgcctgatttttcgatttaagactttgggctcataaaaggcgcttttattgtccgatgttgctgaaatttgggacagtgagttgtgttagacctttcaacatctttcatcaatttggcccagatcgctccagatttggatttagctcccatatagaccgatctccagatttaaggttttgggcccataaaaggcgcatttattgtccgatattgctgaaatttgggacagtgagttgtgttaggaccttcaacatccttcttcgatttggcccaggtcggttcagatttggatatagctgccacatagaccgatgtctcaatttaatgtcttggccccataaaagacgcatttattgtccgatgtcgccgaaatttgagactgagttgtgttagactcttcgacatttttctgcaacttggcccggatcggtccagatttgaatatagctgccataaagaacgatatatcaatttaaagtcttggccccataaaagtcgcatttataatccgatttcactgaaatttgacacttttcgacatctgtttcgtatatggttcagtcgGTCTATTTTTAGGTAtaattgttatacacaattgaacaatggctgatgcttattagtatttggtccaaatcgaaacatatttcgatatagctgctattggtatgcatttttcaccggattttgatgaatggtgatttacatatatacccgaggtggtgggtatccaatgttcggcccggccgaacttaacgcctttttacttgtttcctttgtttattttgtaattttttcttgtgtttttgtttttacagaATAAATTACGCAAAAAGAAATTGATATTATTGGGAATAGTTGCAGTTATCCTGttaattgttattattattatcgttTTGGAATTTAAACATTGAATGTATTGCCATTttaaatgttgtatttttaaaacTATTCATTGCatagtgctttcaataatgtgtaCAGAGGCGTGGAAAAAGAAAGACATCAAGACTTAGACCATAGAAGAACCAAAAACAAGTTACCATTTGGCAGTTGTCTGGTGTTAAATTGAAATGTAATTTTATGGGCCTTGTTTCGAAAtctcaaaagaaaacaaaagaaaaaaaaattattaaaaaaacatacaCTTTCAAAAAAAACTCATAATAGATATGATGATTAAAAAGTCCTATGAACCGCCGATGGCTAAGTGCAGACTTTTGTTGTGGTCTTCTTGAGGCCTTTCAGTTTGTGTAAAGCTTTTTGTTAATATTGGTGAAGGGGATAAAACTGCAACAAATATTTCAGAAAACGTCCTAATCCATTATAAAAAGAAACTATCtagtttttttgtattattataaagaaaaaaatatttgaaattttttaaattaatttagcgCCAAACAAActgtgaacaaatttcaaaaatgagATGCATACATCCATAAATTCCAACTAAACCAAAAAACCAAacttaaaaaattccaaatccatattttgtttattgatTTTTCTTAAACGGCCTTATTGTGTAAacttattggtttttttttgtaagtgaAAAAATATATCAGTTTCGCTTTGAAGCTTGATATTTTGTTTTCagcgaaatttcaatgaaaattttattaaaattttgtcttggagagaatttcattgaaatttcgctCTTAGGaaacattttattgatattttgtttttggagtaaGTTTTTCGTAAATGTTGTtgtcatcaaaatttcatttaaaatccaaACTTGAGAAATtttctgagaaattttttcttggcgaaaaattttcttgagaaaatttctttaaaattttgtcttttgagaaaattttctttgaaattctatttattagtaaatttttcttaaaaatttttcattggtaaatattttatatagcgTTTGCCTTTATAGACacttcaaatttttttgggaaaatgtcGTTGACGTTTGGAgaacatttaattgaaattgtgttttaagagaaaattttgcctttgaaagaattttattgaaatttcactcTTAGAAAatctttgttaaaattttgtttttatagaatttttgttttgtttttgtaaatttttcttaACAATTTTTCATTGGTAACTATTTCGTATAGCCTTTGAGAAGCTtgggaaattttaattaaaattttgtcttgagaaaatttcataaaaaaaaatttgtcttggggaaatttttgttgaaattttaacttttcgTTGAAATTCTGTTTTATTAGTAAATGTTTCTTaacaatttttcatttgtaACTATTTCGTATAGCGTTTGAGAAACTtgagaaattttcattaaaactttgtctttagagaaaatttctttaaaaaaattgggcttggagataatttcattgaaattttgacttttgagaaaatttcgttgaaattctgtttattagtaaatttttcttaaCAATTTTTCATTGGTAACTATTTCGTATAGCGtgtgtctttagaggaaatgtcattgaaattttgcctttataggcaatttcattgaaattttgcctttataggcaatttcattgaaattttgcctttatggaaaaatttctttaaaattatttttttttttggaaaaatctcATTGATCTTATAAAaagttcatggaaattttgtctttaaagagaaTTTTGCCTTTgagagaatttcattgaaatttaccttctagaaaacattttgtttaaatttttccaaaaatttgttatcaaattttcatttaaattctaAACTtgagaaattttcattgaaattttgtccttggcGAAAAAttcttttgataaaatttccttaaaatttttgtcttttgagaaaattttctttgaaattctgtCTATGagcaaatttttcttaaaaatttttcatggggAAATAGCGTTTGCCTTTATagataattttattgaaattttgcctttataaacaatttaattgaaattttgcctttatagacaattttattgaaattttgcctttatagaaaaattctttaaaattttcgcttTTGGAAATATGTCATTGatctttggagaaaaattcattgaaattgaatttcattaaaattacggtcttagaaaaaatttttttagaataagttttttcgaaaaatttctttttagagtaaatttttttttgaaaaatttctttttagagtaaattttttttgaaaaatttctttttagagtaaattttttcgaaaattttgtcgaaaaatttgttttatcaaagtttaatttaaattctgaacttgaaaaatttaaattgaaatgttGTCCTAAaggaagtttttcaaaaaaaatttgcctctggagaaaatttcattgaaatgttgacTCTTGAGAAAATTCCGTAGAAATTCTGTTATAAGTAAATttgttcttaaaaatttttcattggtaaatatttcaatagcgtttgtctttAGCgaggatttcatagaaattttgcctttttagacaattctattaaaattttttctttttgcaaaattttattgaaatatcgtctttgaagaaaatgttttgggaatttttaacgaaattctgtctgtagagaaaatttagaGATTTTGTCAgtagggaaaatttttaaaatttgtctttagggaaaatttcagttaaattttgtgtgtagggaaaatttcattaaagttttagCTTTAGGGCTTTTCTAAGGAATCCAATCCCCCATTGCTTAGTTGTAttactaaaactttcaaaaataaCTCCTGCACCTTTAAAAGATTTCAAATCAATAGTTCGTACACAATAAGACGATGTGTTGTTATTTTGCCTTCTCTCTTGTTTAAGATTTTTGCTATGTTCTTTCaagtggaaaatatttttttttgttaaatattttttccctgAGTATTTCTTTTATGTATAATGTTTtgtaatttaatttatatttcacaattatttttttatatatatatacatctaTATAGcaagtgtatgtatgtatgtgtattcagatattaacaatattatttaagTATATAAAATCTAAAAACGATGTATAAAacccaaaaaacaaacaaaaataataaaaaaaaacaaaaatcatcacAACAACATACCATTTGACTAAAAAATctaagcttaaaaaaaaaataaacatttctaGATAAAATCGATGCGAATCCCATTTCAACAGCAGCGGTAGCGACGATTACAGCAATGTATGATAAAATCATAAGAATTACCAATTTAaatcacttaaaaaaaaaaacaacccaaaacagaaaaattattaaattgataaaaaaattgaaaactaaactaaaataaCAAAGAGATAACCGAGTGCGATAATAAacttatttatagaaaaaaaacatttgttttatttttataccctccaccatgggatgggggtatactaatttcgtcattctgtttgtaactactcgagatattcgtctgagaccccataaagtatatatattcttgatcgtcgtgacattttatgtcgatctagccatgtccgtccgtccgtctgtctgtcgaaaacacgctaactttcgaaggagtaaagctagccgcttgaaattttgcacaaatacttcttattagtgtaggtcggctgggattgtaaataagccatatcggtccatgtttagatatagctgccatatagagcgatcttgggttttgatttcttgagcctttagagagcgcaattcttaccgattggaatgaaattttgcacaacgtgttttgttatgatatccaacaactgtgccaaagaaggttcaactcggttcatagcctgatataaagggtgatttttttgaggttaggattttcatgcattagtatttgacagatcacgtgggatttcagacatggtgtcaaagagaaagatgctcagtatgctttgacatttcatcatgaatagacttactaacgagcaacgcttgcaaatcattgaattttattaccaaaatcagtgttcggttcgaaatgtgttcattcaccgtaacgttgcgtccaacagcatctttgaaaaaatacggtccaatgattccaccagcatacaaaccacaccaaacagtgcatttttcgggatgcatgggcagttcttgaacggcttctggttgctcttaactccaaatgcggcaattttgcttatttacgtagccattcaaccagaaatgagcctcatcgctgaacaaaatttgtcaaaatttgaacacatttcgaaccgaacactgattttggtaataaaattcaatgatttgcaagcgttgctcgttagtaagtctattcatgatgaaatgtcaaagcatactgagcatctttctctttgacaccatgtctgaaatcccacg from the Stomoxys calcitrans chromosome 1, idStoCalc2.1, whole genome shotgun sequence genome contains:
- the LOC106092014 gene encoding syntaxin-7, giving the protein MDLQHMENGIGGGGGGSGVGSNSNSQTLSEIDFQKLAQTIASSIQKIQQNVVAMQRMVNQCNTPQDSPDLKKQLHQIMTYTHQLVSDTSNQLKESEKCKERHLKIQRERLLDEFTAALTKFQALQRKTVNIEKDQVRQARANQYSISKPPGSTNNSSNGGNNSFLEDNLFGRKSQQQQQTQMQEDIDLQALEEQERAIRELEENIVGVNEIYKKLGSMVYEQGLVVDSIESSVEQTSVYVSQGTENLRMAGSYKNKLRKKKLILLGIVAVILLIVIIIIVLEFKH